The region CAAGACGTTCGAACCCCATCCCCGTATCTACATGCCTATCTGGTAGCATCTCAAGTTGCCCGGAGGCATTTCGGTGATACTGAATAAAAACAAGATTCCAAAGCTCTATAACTTCCGGACTGCCAGCATTAACCAGGAAATGACCAGGTAATTTTGAACGCTCAACTTCCGATCGAAGATCAACATGTATTTCAGAGCAAGGACCACATGGACCAGTCTCACCCATTTCCCAGAAATTATCTTTTTTATTTCCAGCAATGACACGAGTAGGATCAACAATGTTTTCCCATATTTTTTTCGTTTCTTCATCAGGTAAAAGATTTTCTTCACGATCTCCCTGAAAATAAGTAACATAAAGCCTGTCAGGTGGTATGCCATATTCCTTTGTCAATAGCTCCCAAGCCCATGCTATGGCTTCCTGCTTGAAATAATCGGCGAAAGACCAGTTACCAAGCATTTCGAACATGGTATGATGATAGGTATCGAGACCCACCTGTTCCAAATCATTGTGCTTTCCACTTACCCGCAAACATTTCTGGGTATTAGCAATGCGTGGATAGGGAGATTTGATATTTCCTAAGAAATAATCTTTAAACTGATTCATGCCTGCATTGGTGAACATCAGGGTAGGATCATTCTTGACCACCAGTGGAGCTGACGGTACAATATGATGCCCGCGTTCTTCAAAAAAAACCAAAAATTTTTTCCGTATTTCTTTAGATGTCATGATAAGTCAAATTCCGTATCAAAATTACAAATTTTCTGGTTGCCATTTCGTATCCAGTACGTTTCTTTTCTTGAATCGAAAATCCTTCTTCTTTGTCTCTTAATTCACCTTCAATTTTTATCCGCCAAACACACACTTCATTTACATGCATTTTTAAAAACCCAAAAAATCAATGAAACCTTTCTGAAGACATAATAGAAAAGTATTCATACGTCAAACTTAGCCAGATTATTAAGCTAGCAACTAATCAAAGCAAACTTGTTTCTCTGAAAAATTGATATCGTTCTAAGTGAAATTGTTATTTTTTCATTCGCTCACCAAAAATTGCTGTGCCAATTCTTACCATTGTTGCCCCTTCCTCTATGGCAATATCATAATCATGACTCATTCCCATGCTGATTTCCTTAAATTCAGGATAATCGTAAAAAATTTGATTTTTTAAACGATCAAAAACGTTCTTCAAATTTTTGTATTCTTGACGAGTTAGGGATTTATCGTCTGTTAAGCTCCCCATCCCCATCACACCTGCAAATACAATATGCGAAAATTGCTTATATTGTTCTTTTTGAAGAAAAGGAAAAGTCTCATCTGTTGAAAATCCAAACTTTGAGCCATCCAACGCAATGGAAATTTGCAAAAGACACGATAACGAACGATTAATTTTAGCTGCTTGTTTTTCGATTTCCTGCAAAAGAGCTAAGGAATCGACACTATGGATATAGCCGATGAAGGGTGCAATGTATTTGACCTTGTTTCTTTGAAGATGCCCGATGAAATGCCATGTAATATCAGAAGGTAGATATGGTTGTTTTTGCATAAGTTCCTGGACATAATTCTCTCCAAAATCCCTAATGCCAGCTTCGTAAGCTTCTTTGATCTCATCAATTGTTTTGGTTTTACTCACAGCTATCATTCTTACATGCGATGGTAGTTTTTCTAGAATTAAAGTAGCATTCTCGTAGATGATACCCATTTTTTTTGCAAAGTTAACTAAATGCAAAAGATCATGGTAGATCATTCTGTTGATTCTGACAAAGAATGAAGGAATAAAAAACCAAAATTTCATAAGTTTGCAAAAACTACCATGAAAATTTCTTATAAATGGTTGAGTCAATACCTTAATTTACTTCTCTCCCCAGAGGAATTGTCAAGGATACTGACTGAGAATGGCCTTGAAGTAGAAAGTATTGAGCATTACAAAAAATTCCCCTCCAATCTTGCTGGTGTTGTAACAGGTGAAATCATACACTGTGAAAAAATTGAACATTCTGAATCGCTGTATTTTACGAAAGTCGCCATTGGAAACGATGCTTTGAATGTTGTTTGCGGTGCACCGAATGTTGCTCTTGGTCAAAAAGTATTAATAGCTCTCCCTGGTACTACTTTATATCCATTTCAGAAAAATCCTATTAAAATCGAAAAAACCACCATTCGAGGTTATGAAAGCCAGGGAATGATTTGTGCTGAGGACGAACTGGGTATCAGCGACAAGCATGATGGCATTTTGGTCTTAAAACCTG is a window of Bacteroidales bacterium DNA encoding:
- a CDS encoding YggS family pyridoxal phosphate-dependent enzyme; the encoded protein is MGIIYENATLILEKLPSHVRMIAVSKTKTIDEIKEAYEAGIRDFGENYVQELMQKQPYLPSDITWHFIGHLQRNKVKYIAPFIGYIHSVDSLALLQEIEKQAAKINRSLSCLLQISIALDGSKFGFSTDETFPFLQKEQYKQFSHIVFAGVMGMGSLTDDKSLTRQEYKNLKNVFDRLKNQIFYDYPEFKEISMGMSHDYDIAIEEGATMVRIGTAIFGERMKK